A region from the uncultured Bacteroides sp. genome encodes:
- the mobA gene encoding conjugal transfer protein MobA gives MNEEKREPRKRGKGGRPPKNDPAKHRLTVNLTDTQHAGFLAMFEQSGVSSLSAFISARIFGDEFRVVKTDASAVEFTARLTALHSQFRSVGVNYNQIVKELHSNFGEKKALALLYKLEKATVELAGIGREVMQLCERFKAKYL, from the coding sequence ATGAACGAAGAAAAAAGAGAACCCCGCAAACGGGGAAAGGGGGGCAGACCCCCGAAGAACGACCCGGCGAAACATCGGCTGACAGTGAATCTGACGGATACACAGCACGCCGGATTTCTTGCCATGTTCGAGCAGTCAGGCGTAAGTTCACTGTCTGCTTTCATCTCAGCCCGCATCTTTGGCGATGAGTTCCGAGTAGTAAAAACGGATGCATCAGCTGTTGAATTTACCGCAAGGCTGACCGCGTTGCACAGTCAATTCCGAAGCGTGGGCGTGAATTACAATCAGATTGTGAAGGAACTCCACAGCAATTTCGGGGAGAAAAAAGCACTTGCATTGCTCTATAAATTGGAGAAAGCGACCGTAGAACTGGCGGGAATCGGGCGCGAAGTGATGCAGCTATGTGAGCGGTTTAAGGCGAAATACCTCTAA
- a CDS encoding ParA family protein: MKKEPIYVAFSTQKGGAGKTTLTALIASYLHYERDYNVAIIDCDFPQLSIYNMRERDLAMALEDEFYRGMAYEQFTRLEGKKAYPVVRSNTDNAIADAEKTVEESEKGFDIIFFDLPGTMNNRGLIHTLAHMDYIIAPIAASRVVMESTLDYLITVRENIVASGKSNIKAMYLLWNLVDGREKSELYDVYEGVIRELEFPLLKTFLPNSVRFRREQNIDHKPLFLSTLFPSDKSLLKGSNIDTLTGELLELLTGNRHE; the protein is encoded by the coding sequence ATGAAAAAAGAACCGATTTATGTGGCATTCTCGACCCAGAAGGGCGGAGCCGGAAAAACAACCCTTACCGCATTGATAGCCTCTTACCTTCATTACGAACGGGACTACAATGTAGCGATCATTGACTGCGACTTCCCGCAACTTAGCATTTATAATATGCGGGAGCGTGATTTGGCTATGGCTTTGGAAGATGAATTTTACAGGGGAATGGCTTACGAGCAGTTTACCCGTTTGGAAGGGAAAAAAGCCTATCCTGTGGTGCGAAGCAATACCGACAATGCGATTGCCGATGCTGAAAAAACAGTCGAAGAATCCGAAAAGGGATTTGATATTATCTTTTTCGACCTCCCCGGCACGATGAACAATCGGGGGCTGATCCATACGCTGGCACACATGGACTATATCATTGCCCCGATTGCCGCTTCCCGTGTAGTCATGGAAAGCACTTTGGATTACCTGATTACTGTAAGGGAGAATATTGTCGCCTCCGGCAAGTCCAACATCAAAGCCATGTACCTGTTATGGAACCTCGTTGACGGGCGCGAAAAATCAGAGTTGTACGATGTGTATGAGGGCGTTATCAGAGAACTGGAATTTCCGTTGCTCAAAACATTCCTGCCTAATTCAGTGCGCTTTCGCCGGGAACAGAACATCGACCATAAACCCCTGTTTCTCTCAACGTTGTTCCCGTCGGACAAGTCCTTATTGAAGGGAAGCAATATTGATACGCTGACTGGGGAATTACTGGAACTCTTAACAGGCAACCGTCATGAGTAA
- the mobB gene encoding conjugal transfer protein MobB, whose protein sequence is MVAKISHGSNLYGALSYNQEKVDEGLGKVLATNLVIEPTDGAFNASACMQDFERFMPSHITTQKPVIHISLNPHPDDKLTDEQLAEIGQKYMERLGYGSQPYMIFKHEDIDRQHIHIVSTRVRPDGTLVPDSFEKDRSNKIRWELEKEYNLIPANGQKQGEAWQLAPVNVSQGNLKKQVANVIKPLSEMYRFQTLGEYRALLSLYNVGVEEIKGENKGKPYRGLVYSALDSEGNRVGKPLKSSLFGKALGIEALEKQFGTSKETIKANGVPARTRAIVSEALNNTRTENEFRAALQKKGIDLVLYRNDEGRIFGATFIDHNERAVLNGSRLGKEFSANVLNERFADDSPREDLQTQQPKLSDNLHQTDKPATGKQPQAGHSTVDDAAGSLLSVLTPETGGQDNNQPIIKRKHPIKYRFAKSNRPGQLSLELSLAVSIFSSCILAFVRFLLEPC, encoded by the coding sequence ATGGTGGCGAAAATCTCGCACGGGAGCAATCTGTACGGTGCACTTTCCTACAATCAGGAGAAAGTGGACGAGGGTTTGGGTAAGGTTTTGGCAACCAATCTGGTAATCGAACCTACCGATGGAGCGTTCAATGCCTCTGCTTGTATGCAGGATTTTGAGCGGTTTATGCCCTCGCATATCACCACCCAAAAGCCTGTTATCCATATTTCGCTGAACCCGCACCCGGACGATAAGCTGACCGATGAACAGCTTGCCGAGATCGGGCAAAAGTATATGGAGCGGTTGGGATATGGCTCGCAACCCTACATGATTTTCAAACATGAGGATATAGACCGCCAGCACATCCACATCGTTTCGACCCGTGTTCGTCCCGATGGTACGCTTGTTCCCGACAGCTTCGAGAAAGACCGCAGTAACAAAATCCGGTGGGAGTTGGAAAAGGAATATAACCTGATTCCCGCCAACGGTCAGAAGCAGGGCGAGGCATGGCAGCTTGCTCCGGTAAACGTTAGCCAGGGGAACTTAAAAAAACAGGTGGCGAACGTCATAAAGCCGCTTTCGGAAATGTACCGTTTCCAAACGCTCGGTGAATATCGCGCCCTGCTCTCATTATATAATGTAGGTGTGGAGGAAATCAAAGGAGAGAATAAAGGCAAGCCTTACCGGGGATTGGTTTACTCCGCATTGGATAGTGAGGGCAACCGTGTCGGTAAGCCCTTGAAGTCTTCTCTATTCGGTAAGGCTCTCGGCATTGAGGCGTTGGAAAAACAGTTCGGCACATCGAAAGAAACAATTAAGGCGAACGGTGTACCAGCCCGTACCCGTGCTATTGTTTCCGAAGCCTTGAACAATACCCGCACCGAAAACGAGTTCCGGGCAGCATTGCAAAAGAAAGGCATTGACTTGGTACTTTACCGCAACGATGAAGGACGCATATTCGGAGCAACCTTTATCGACCATAACGAGCGGGCGGTGCTGAACGGTTCCCGTCTGGGTAAGGAGTTTTCGGCAAATGTACTGAATGAACGGTTCGCAGATGATTCGCCCCGCGAGGATCTGCAAACCCAACAGCCGAAGCTGTCCGATAATCTACACCAAACTGATAAACCCGCCACAGGCAAGCAACCGCAAGCCGGGCACTCTACGGTTGATGATGCAGCAGGCAGCTTGCTATCTGTCCTTACTCCTGAAACCGGAGGACAGGATAATAACCAGCCGATCATTAAGCGTAAGCATCCGATAAAGTACAGGTTTGCCAAAAGCAACCGCCCAGGTCAACTCTCATTAGAGTTATCCTTGGCGGTTTCAATTTTTAGTAGTTGTATCTTGGCTTTTGTTAGATTTCTATTGGAGCCGTGTTAG
- a CDS encoding DUF4141 domain-containing protein — protein sequence MKKILLSLLVCMGLCTYQAKAQWAVIDPSNLAQNILTVSKTATTATNVINSFKEMQKIYSQGKEYYDKLQSVHNLIKDARKVKETVELVSEISQIYSTNFNKMLSDKNFSIKELEAISNGYSKLLKESGNLLSDIKNIVSTSNGLSMTDAERMAIIDEIHSKMIEHRNLTRYFSKKSISVSFIRSQEKGDMEHVRALYGSPSEKYW from the coding sequence ATGAAAAAGATCCTTTTAAGTCTTTTGGTCTGTATGGGACTATGTACCTATCAGGCAAAAGCACAGTGGGCGGTAATCGACCCCTCGAACCTTGCTCAAAATATACTGACGGTTTCCAAAACAGCGACAACGGCAACCAATGTAATCAACTCATTCAAGGAAATGCAGAAGATTTATAGTCAAGGTAAGGAGTATTACGACAAACTGCAATCGGTGCATAATCTTATTAAGGATGCCCGCAAGGTCAAGGAAACGGTGGAACTGGTCAGTGAAATATCGCAAATCTATTCGACCAATTTCAATAAAATGCTCTCCGATAAGAATTTCTCTATCAAAGAGCTGGAAGCCATATCCAACGGCTATTCCAAGCTATTGAAAGAGAGCGGCAACCTGCTTTCGGATATAAAGAATATCGTATCCACCTCCAACGGGCTTTCCATGACCGATGCCGAGCGCATGGCAATCATAGACGAGATACACTCGAAAATGATTGAGCATCGTAACTTGACAAGGTATTTTTCTAAGAAAAGTATCTCCGTTTCCTTTATCCGCAGTCAGGAGAAGGGCGATATGGAACATGTACGCGCGTTGTATGGTAGTCCATCCGAAAAATACTGGTAA
- a CDS encoding IS66 family transposase produces MTQVETLKLLVNSQLEQIRAQQQTNQMLAESNQKLTEQTELLQKKIDELLSQVAWLNRQLFGRRSEKLAALDPNQLSLFNPTLPAEEQAQLDAAHDQAVAAIRQHESETRVERRNRKLLEDLPVVQVVVEPEGIDLTLYKRIGEERTRTLEFEPGKLYVKEIVRPKYGLKDNTIPAPEGTGGIVIAPLPSSPIYKGLAGASMLAEILLQKYEYHVPFYRQVKEFRHLGIHISESTLSGWFKPVCDLLRPLYEELKRQVLQADYIQVDETTVDVINKEKSQTDKEYLWMTRAVMERLVFFHYDNGSRSQQTVKNLLEPFKGYLQSDGYSAYNVFEEKAGVYLVACLAHIRRHFEGALEENRSLGEHVLKEIQELYRIERMADKEELSYQERTDLRQKLATPIFESLEKWMEQTYPRVLPKSRMGQAIAYAYPLWPRMKRYLQDGRIKIDNNLAENAIRPLTISRKNFLFCGNHQAAENTAVICSLLATCKAQEVNPREWLNDAIAQLPGYLEKGSRKEVKELLPNAWKTKKSNETPAQI; encoded by the coding sequence ATGACCCAGGTAGAAACATTAAAACTTTTGGTAAACAGCCAGTTGGAGCAGATACGCGCCCAACAGCAAACCAATCAGATGTTGGCCGAATCCAATCAAAAACTCACCGAACAGACCGAACTCCTACAGAAGAAAATAGACGAACTCCTATCCCAGGTAGCCTGGCTCAACCGTCAACTCTTCGGAAGGAGAAGCGAAAAACTGGCTGCTCTGGATCCCAACCAACTGTCCTTGTTTAACCCCACTCTTCCGGCTGAAGAACAAGCCCAACTGGATGCGGCTCATGATCAAGCCGTTGCTGCCATACGCCAGCATGAGTCCGAAACAAGGGTGGAACGGCGTAATCGCAAACTCCTGGAAGATCTTCCGGTAGTGCAAGTGGTGGTAGAACCGGAGGGCATCGACCTGACCCTGTACAAGCGTATCGGCGAAGAACGCACCCGTACGTTGGAGTTCGAACCCGGTAAACTGTATGTCAAAGAAATAGTCCGCCCCAAATATGGCCTGAAAGACAATACCATTCCTGCACCGGAAGGAACCGGGGGGATTGTTATTGCTCCACTTCCTTCTTCCCCCATTTACAAAGGTCTTGCCGGTGCCAGCATGCTGGCGGAGATCCTGTTGCAGAAATACGAATACCACGTACCTTTCTACCGTCAGGTCAAAGAGTTCCGTCATCTGGGTATCCATATATCGGAAAGCACACTCAGTGGCTGGTTCAAACCGGTATGCGATCTGCTCAGACCTCTATATGAGGAACTCAAGAGACAAGTTCTGCAAGCGGATTACATACAAGTGGACGAAACCACAGTAGATGTCATCAATAAAGAGAAATCCCAGACCGATAAAGAATACCTGTGGATGACCCGGGCGGTTATGGAGCGGCTGGTCTTCTTCCATTACGACAACGGATCCCGGTCGCAGCAAACAGTAAAGAACTTATTAGAACCGTTTAAAGGATATCTTCAGAGTGATGGCTACAGTGCTTATAACGTCTTTGAAGAGAAGGCCGGGGTGTACCTTGTGGCCTGCCTGGCTCACATCAGAAGACATTTTGAGGGCGCTTTGGAAGAAAACCGTTCGTTGGGCGAACACGTATTGAAAGAAATACAGGAGCTTTACCGGATAGAGCGCATGGCGGATAAAGAAGAGTTGTCTTACCAGGAACGTACCGACCTGCGTCAGAAGTTGGCAACTCCGATCTTTGAGTCTCTGGAAAAATGGATGGAACAGACTTATCCCCGGGTGCTTCCCAAAAGCCGGATGGGACAAGCTATCGCATACGCCTATCCTTTATGGCCCCGCATGAAAAGGTATCTACAAGATGGACGCATAAAAATTGATAATAATCTGGCCGAGAATGCCATACGCCCACTCACCATCTCACGGAAGAACTTCCTCTTTTGTGGCAATCATCAGGCGGCAGAGAACACAGCCGTAATATGTTCCCTGTTGGCAACCTGCAAGGCACAGGAAGTTAACCCCAGAGAATGGCTGAATGATGCAATAGCCCAATTGCCTGGCTATCTGGAAAAAGGTTCACGGAAAGAGGTCAAGGAATTACTGCCCAATGCTTGGAAAACAAAGAAATCTAATGAAACTCCAGCACAAATCTAA
- a CDS encoding DUF3408 domain-containing protein produces MSKKVDTSGLDSDFIIGQTDRTNRGAKPNSVETSTVADVVPEQVKPVESVAEPIPAVVEVPREENKRRRKPQPEDYEALFIRTAPTTTRSGKAVYIRKEFHDRIMRIVQNIGFNEVSLFSYIDNVLEHHFNTYQDDITELYRKRRPEDIF; encoded by the coding sequence ATGAGTAAAAAGGTAGATACTTCCGGTCTTGATTCCGATTTTATTATCGGGCAGACGGACAGAACCAACCGGGGAGCGAAGCCCAATTCGGTGGAAACGTCGACCGTAGCGGATGTTGTACCGGAACAGGTTAAGCCTGTGGAATCGGTCGCAGAGCCAATACCTGCGGTCGTAGAAGTACCCCGCGAGGAAAACAAGCGGCGGCGCAAGCCACAGCCGGAGGATTACGAAGCTCTTTTTATCCGAACCGCACCTACGACTACCCGTAGCGGGAAAGCGGTCTATATCCGAAAGGAGTTTCACGACCGGATTATGCGCATAGTACAGAACATCGGATTTAATGAAGTATCGCTGTTCAGCTACATCGACAATGTGCTGGAACATCATTTCAACACCTATCAGGATGACATTACGGAACTGTACCGTAAACGCCGTCCCGAAGATATTTTTTAA
- a CDS encoding DUF3876 domain-containing protein → MFSKCNAADPYAAHQDFHLREITGRWVSPDGMPAVTIYRNTSRKRGGIRLSLTYNNPQAVCDCTLYCVFGLYYIDLYGHIGIAYDREREVLQLSAFGEYVRAE, encoded by the coding sequence ATGTTCAGCAAATGTAATGCAGCCGACCCTTACGCCGCACATCAGGATTTTCACCTGCGGGAGATTACGGGACGTTGGGTAAGTCCGGACGGTATGCCTGCGGTAACTATTTACCGCAACACTTCCCGCAAGCGGGGAGGCATCCGGCTCTCTCTTACTTACAACAACCCGCAGGCAGTCTGTGATTGTACGCTGTATTGTGTGTTCGGTCTGTATTACATAGACCTGTACGGGCATATCGGGATTGCCTACGACCGGGAGCGGGAGGTATTACAGCTTTCCGCTTTCGGTGAATATGTCCGGGCAGAGTAG
- a CDS encoding DUF4133 domain-containing protein produces MEHNINKGIGKSVEFKGLKAQYLFIFAGGLLAVFVVFVIMYMAGVDQWVCIGFGVIAASALVWLTFNLNEKYGEYGLMKMLAKRQHPRYLINRKNSRRLFSRPKKKEVQDA; encoded by the coding sequence ATGGAGCATAATATTAATAAAGGCATAGGCAAGAGCGTGGAATTTAAGGGCTTGAAAGCACAATACCTATTCATCTTCGCGGGCGGGCTATTAGCTGTATTCGTAGTCTTTGTGATTATGTATATGGCAGGTGTCGATCAGTGGGTCTGCATCGGCTTCGGCGTTATCGCCGCGTCCGCTTTAGTATGGCTGACTTTCAACCTGAATGAGAAATACGGGGAATACGGGCTTATGAAAATGCTTGCCAAACGGCAGCACCCGCGCTACCTGATAAACCGCAAAAATTCCCGCCGCTTGTTCAGCCGACCTAAAAAAAAGGAGGTGCAGGATGCGTAA
- a CDS encoding DUF3408 domain-containing protein yields MKKLKLFGQKATTQSTPVKESTPNKQVTDGYMEKFIKPKKLRNRQCVYISNDIHAVIARLVRALANTGNEVTLGGYIDTILEEHLLLHKDELNEIYRQRPDNLL; encoded by the coding sequence ATGAAGAAGTTGAAATTATTTGGACAGAAAGCGACTACACAAAGTACGCCCGTAAAAGAATCGACACCGAACAAACAAGTTACAGATGGTTATATGGAGAAATTTATAAAACCTAAAAAGTTAAGAAACCGACAATGTGTTTATATCAGCAACGATATTCATGCTGTCATTGCCAGATTGGTTCGGGCATTAGCTAATACTGGAAACGAGGTAACTCTCGGTGGTTACATAGATACCATACTGGAGGAACACCTGCTGCTCCATAAGGATGAATTAAACGAGATATACCGCCAACGCCCGGACAATTTACTGTAA
- a CDS encoding DUF4134 domain-containing protein — MTKKKILMSAAFILAAVSSAFAQGNGIGGITEATNMVTSYFDPGTKLIYAIGAVVGLIGGIKVYNKFSSGDPDTSKTAASWFGACIFLIVAATILRSFFL, encoded by the coding sequence ATGACAAAGAAGAAAATTCTTATGTCGGCGGCCTTTATCTTGGCTGCCGTATCATCCGCCTTTGCACAAGGCAACGGTATCGGGGGTATTACCGAAGCTACCAATATGGTGACCTCGTATTTCGATCCCGGCACAAAATTGATATACGCCATCGGAGCTGTTGTCGGCTTGATTGGCGGTATCAAAGTGTATAACAAGTTCTCTTCGGGCGACCCCGATACATCGAAAACCGCCGCCTCTTGGTTCGGCGCGTGTATCTTCCTGATTGTCGCCGCCACCATCCTTCGCTCCTTCTTCCTGTAA
- the traJ gene encoding conjugative transposon protein TraJ, producing MMLLAVDFDNLHQLLRNLYQEMMPLCGDMVGVAKGIAGLGALFYVASRVWQALSRAEPIDVYPLLRPFAIGLCIMFFPTIVLGTINAVMSPVVKGTHTILESQITDVQALQAEKDALEYDARVREGKAWLVDDEVYDRKMEELGIWEMGEIISMWGERKWHDMKMWFRQIVRDFFELLFNAAALTIDTLRTFFLVVLSILGPLAFALSVYDGFQSTLTSWLSRYISVYLWLPVADLFSAVLSKIQALMLQMDIGLLKDPSYVPDGSNGVYIIFLIIGIIGYFSIPTVAGWVIQAGGGSGTRGVNTAASKGTALAGGVAGAAAGNVAGRLLGKK from the coding sequence ATGATGTTGTTAGCAGTAGATTTTGATAACCTGCACCAGCTTCTACGGAATCTGTATCAGGAAATGATGCCCCTTTGCGGCGACATGGTAGGTGTCGCCAAAGGGATAGCCGGGCTGGGTGCATTGTTCTATGTGGCTTCCCGTGTATGGCAAGCCCTCTCGCGGGCAGAGCCGATAGACGTATATCCTTTGCTCCGTCCTTTTGCTATCGGACTTTGCATTATGTTTTTCCCAACAATCGTACTCGGAACAATCAACGCCGTTATGTCGCCTGTGGTAAAAGGAACGCATACCATACTGGAATCACAGATTACGGATGTACAGGCGTTACAGGCTGAAAAAGATGCGTTGGAATATGACGCACGGGTACGCGAGGGCAAAGCATGGCTGGTCGATGACGAGGTGTACGACCGGAAAATGGAAGAGTTGGGAATCTGGGAAATGGGAGAGATTATCAGCATGTGGGGCGAGCGCAAATGGCACGACATGAAAATGTGGTTCCGGCAGATCGTCCGGGATTTCTTCGAACTGCTGTTCAATGCTGCTGCCCTGACGATTGACACGTTACGCACCTTCTTCTTAGTGGTGCTGTCAATCTTAGGGCCGCTGGCATTCGCCCTCTCTGTTTATGACGGTTTCCAATCCACGCTTACGAGTTGGCTTTCCCGGTATATCTCGGTGTATCTGTGGCTACCCGTTGCCGATTTGTTTTCAGCGGTGCTGTCGAAAATACAGGCACTTATGCTGCAAATGGATATAGGATTATTGAAAGATCCGTCATACGTGCCGGACGGCAGTAACGGCGTATATATCATCTTCCTTATCATCGGGATAATCGGGTATTTTTCAATTCCGACCGTTGCGGGCTGGGTGATCCAAGCCGGAGGCGGTAGCGGTACACGCGGGGTAAACACGGCTGCAAGCAAAGGGACTGCTCTTGCCGGAGGTGTAGCGGGAGCCGCTGCGGGCAATGTTGCTGGAAGATTATTAGGTAAAAAGTAG
- a CDS encoding TraG family conjugative transposon ATPase, with amino-acid sequence MRNVMKAATIESKFPLLAVEHGCIISKDADITVAFRVDLPELFTVTAVEYEAIHSAWTKAIKVLPDYSVIHKQDWFVKETYKPETDKEDMSFLSRSFERHFNERPYLNHSCFLFLTKTTKERMRMQSNFSSLCRGNIIPKEVNKDTATRFMEAVGQFERIVNDSGFISLTRLTSDEITGTESEPGLVEKYFALSLDDTTCLEDMELGADGLRIGAKKVCLHTISDVEDLPGTVGTDMRYEKLSTDRSDCRLSFAAPVGLLLSYDHVYNQYIFLDDSAENLRKFEKSARNMQSLSRYSRGNQINKEWIDKYLNEAHSFGLTSVRAHFNVMAWSEDTEELKHIRNDVGSQLALMECKPRHNTTDAATLYWAAMPGNAGDFPSEETFYTFIEPALCFFTGETNYKSSLSPFGIKMCDRVSGKPLHVDISDLPMKQGITTNRNKFVLGPSGSGKSFFMNHLVRQYWEQGTHVVLVDTGNSYQGLCEMVRRKTKGQDGIYFTYTEENPISFNPFYTDDYKFDVEKKDSIKTLLLTLWKSEDDKVSKTESGELGSAVSAYIERIRVDRSIVPSFNTFYEYMLGDYRRELEEREIKVSREDFNLDNMLTTLRQYYRGGRFDFLLNSEQNIDLLNKSFIVFEIDSIKENKELFPVVTIIIMDAFIQKMRRLKGVRKQLIVEEAWKALSSANMAEYLKYMYKTVRKYFGEAIVVTQEVDDIIASPIVKEAIINNSDCKILLDQRKFMNRFDVIQSLLGLTDKEKGQILSINMANHPGRFYKEVWFGLGGVQSAVYATEVSGEEYLTYTTEETEKMEVFKKADELGGDYELAIKQIAESKRN; translated from the coding sequence ATGCGTAATGTAATGAAAGCGGCTACCATCGAAAGTAAGTTCCCGTTACTGGCAGTGGAACATGGCTGCATCATCAGTAAGGACGCGGATATAACGGTAGCCTTCCGTGTCGATCTGCCGGAACTGTTCACCGTTACCGCCGTAGAATACGAAGCCATACACTCGGCTTGGACGAAAGCGATTAAAGTTCTGCCCGACTATTCGGTTATCCATAAGCAGGACTGGTTCGTAAAGGAAACCTACAAACCCGAAACGGACAAAGAAGATATGAGCTTCCTGTCCCGCTCGTTTGAACGCCACTTCAACGAACGTCCCTACCTGAACCATTCGTGTTTCCTATTCCTGACAAAAACGACAAAGGAGCGTATGAGAATGCAAAGCAACTTTTCATCGCTCTGTCGGGGAAACATTATACCCAAAGAGGTAAACAAGGATACGGCTACGCGATTCATGGAAGCGGTCGGACAGTTTGAGCGTATCGTAAACGATTCGGGATTTATAAGCCTTACCCGCCTGACCTCGGATGAGATCACGGGAACGGAAAGCGAACCCGGACTGGTGGAGAAATACTTTGCCCTCTCGTTGGACGATACGACCTGCTTAGAGGATATGGAACTCGGAGCAGACGGGCTTCGCATCGGAGCAAAGAAAGTATGCCTGCATACAATTTCCGATGTAGAGGATTTGCCCGGAACAGTCGGAACGGATATGCGCTATGAAAAGCTATCCACCGACCGGAGCGATTGCCGACTGTCGTTTGCAGCACCCGTAGGGCTGCTACTCTCGTATGACCATGTGTATAACCAATACATATTTCTGGACGATTCGGCGGAGAATCTTCGGAAATTTGAGAAGTCAGCCCGCAATATGCAATCCTTATCCCGCTATTCACGCGGAAACCAAATAAATAAGGAATGGATCGACAAGTACCTGAACGAAGCGCACAGCTTCGGGCTTACGTCTGTCCGGGCGCACTTCAATGTGATGGCATGGAGCGAAGATACGGAAGAACTGAAACATATCCGTAACGATGTGGGTTCGCAGTTGGCTCTTATGGAATGCAAGCCCCGTCATAATACAACGGATGCCGCAACGCTATATTGGGCGGCGATGCCGGGCAATGCGGGGGATTTTCCGAGTGAGGAAACGTTTTACACGTTCATCGAACCTGCCTTGTGCTTCTTTACAGGAGAAACGAACTACAAAAGTTCACTTTCTCCTTTTGGTATCAAGATGTGCGACCGGGTAAGCGGTAAACCTCTCCATGTGGATATATCGGATTTACCTATGAAGCAAGGGATAACCACCAACAGGAATAAGTTCGTGTTGGGGCCATCCGGCAGCGGTAAATCCTTTTTCATGAACCACCTCGTCCGCCAGTATTGGGAACAGGGAACGCACGTAGTGCTTGTCGATACGGGTAATTCCTATCAGGGATTGTGTGAAATGGTACGCCGGAAAACCAAAGGTCAGGACGGAATTTATTTCACCTATACGGAAGAAAATCCAATCTCCTTTAACCCCTTTTATACGGACGATTATAAGTTCGATGTGGAGAAAAAGGATAGCATCAAAACGCTACTTCTGACTCTCTGGAAATCCGAAGATGATAAGGTGAGTAAAACGGAATCCGGCGAACTTGGCAGCGCGGTATCGGCGTATATCGAGCGCATCAGGGTAGACCGGAGTATCGTACCCTCATTCAATACTTTCTATGAATATATGCTGGGCGACTACCGTCGGGAACTGGAGGAAAGGGAAATCAAGGTAAGCCGGGAGGATTTTAATCTCGACAATATGCTGACTACCCTTCGCCAGTATTACCGGGGAGGGCGTTTCGACTTCCTATTGAACTCCGAACAGAACATCGACCTCTTGAATAAGAGTTTTATCGTCTTTGAAATTGATTCGATTAAGGAAAATAAAGAACTTTTTCCTGTGGTTACGATCATCATTATGGACGCGTTTATTCAGAAAATGAGGAGGTTAAAGGGTGTCCGTAAACAACTGATTGTGGAAGAGGCTTGGAAGGCTCTTTCTTCGGCAAACATGGCTGAATACCTGAAGTATATGTATAAAACAGTCAGAAAATATTTCGGGGAAGCCATAGTCGTAACACAGGAGGTGGACGATATTATCGCTTCGCCCATCGTGAAAGAGGCGATCATTAATAACTCCGACTGCAAAATCCTCTTAGACCAGCGAAAATTCATGAACCGCTTTGATGTGATCCAGTCTCTTTTAGGTCTGACCGATAAAGAGAAAGGGCAAATCCTATCTATCAATATGGCAAACCATCCCGGCAGATTTTATAAAGAAGTCTGGTTCGGGTTGGGCGGTGTTCAGTCGGCGGTATATGCGACCGAAGTTAGCGGCGAAGAATACCTGACCTATACGACAGAGGAAACCGAGAAAATGGAAGTCTTCAAAAAAGCGGACGAACTCGGCGGGGATTATGAACTGGCAATCAAACAGATTGCCGAAAGTAAACGCAACTAA